The following proteins are encoded in a genomic region of Gemmatimonadota bacterium:
- a CDS encoding DNA cytosine methyltransferase, which translates to MPLKNNSKKIHAVDLFCGIGGLTKGLDLSGISVKAGFDIDQSCQYAYEANNPQSKFFTTDIRDIQFSDIAPHYKDANIVVMAGCAPCQPFSAHNQNRKTQNFRTDDCSLVGEFARLIREGLPDLVTMENVPGLAKHEAFDEFLVMLNDLGYELDYDVLSCADYGVPQNRKRLVLLASRLGEISLPCPMGDKKTVADFIQHLPAIKAGEACPDDPAHISMALSEKNKLRISQSKPGGTWQDWDEDIINDCHRKAYYSSSYGRMRWDAPGPTITTQFCYYSTGRFGHPEQDRAISVREAALLQTFPPDYKFAEFGHPVIITKTARYIGNAVPVKLAEAIGKSLIEAANVQ; encoded by the coding sequence ATGCCACTAAAAAATAACTCAAAGAAAATTCACGCAGTGGATCTTTTTTGCGGTATTGGTGGATTGACAAAAGGTCTCGATTTGTCTGGTATTAGCGTCAAGGCAGGTTTTGATATTGACCAGTCGTGCCAATACGCATATGAGGCAAATAATCCTCAATCAAAATTTTTCACCACCGATATTCGTGACATTCAATTCAGCGATATTGCTCCACATTACAAGGACGCGAATATTGTGGTGATGGCCGGTTGTGCGCCTTGCCAGCCTTTTTCAGCGCATAATCAAAATAGAAAGACGCAAAATTTTCGAACGGATGATTGTTCTTTGGTCGGGGAATTTGCTCGTCTTATTAGAGAGGGCTTGCCCGACTTAGTCACTATGGAAAATGTTCCTGGGCTCGCCAAACACGAAGCATTTGACGAATTTCTTGTAATGCTCAACGACTTGGGTTACGAGTTGGACTATGATGTTTTGTCATGCGCGGATTACGGTGTTCCACAAAATAGAAAACGCCTTGTTCTATTAGCGTCCAGGCTGGGTGAAATTTCTTTGCCTTGCCCAATGGGAGACAAAAAGACTGTTGCCGACTTCATCCAACACTTGCCTGCGATTAAAGCCGGAGAAGCCTGTCCCGATGACCCTGCTCATATTTCGATGGCATTGTCCGAGAAAAACAAATTACGAATTAGTCAATCAAAACCAGGAGGAACATGGCAGGATTGGGACGAGGATATTATCAACGATTGCCATCGTAAGGCATATTATTCATCGTCCTATGGCAGAATGCGTTGGGATGCGCCCGGGCCAACCATCACTACACAATTCTGTTATTACAGCACTGGACGATTCGGGCATCCTGAACAGGACCGGGCTATATCAGTTCGTGAAGCTGCATTGTTACAAACTTTCCCACCCGATTACAAATTCGCAGAGTTCGGACACCCCGTTATCATAACCAAAACGGCGCGGTACATTGGCAATGCTGTGCCGGTCAAACTGGCTGAAGCCATTGGCAAATCACTTATAGAGGCAGCAAATGTCCAATAG